The Gemmatimonas aurantiaca T-27 DNA segment CAAACGGGCCATGGTGCTAACGCATCCATGGCCCGTTTGTCGTTTACCCCGTTCGCCGTCTGCCGGTCCGCGCCTAGTGCCTCAGCGCCGAGGGCCGGACATCCTCCGGAAGCGCGGCGTCGCCAAAGGCGGCCCGGAGTGCCTCATTGAGGCCACCGCGATGTTGATGCACCACCTCGGTCGCGCGCTGCAGGTCGTCAAACGACGGGTTGGATGCTCCTGCCCCCTCGAGCAACACCCGCGCCAGCCGGGCTGCCGGCACGTCGGTGCTGCCGCGCACGGCCAGAGCGGCGGTATAGGCGCGCCACCGGGCATTCCACTCCCGGCCGGCCTCCGCGTTCTGCCGGGCTTCACTGGCGATCATCGGCGCAAGCTGGTGCGCCACATCGGCCGCCGTGCGGTCATCGAGTGCGTCCCGATCGGCGACAATCAGTCCCACCGCTCGACGCACAAAGGCCAGCTCCCGCCCCGCGCGGGAGGCCTCACCGGTCAACTCACTCAGCCAGCGCAGGTGCGCCGGATCCGGGTCACGGAGGACGTGGCTCAGGTAAATCGCCACACGACGGCGGCGGTCACGGGCCGCCTGCCAATCACTCCAGAACCCCATCGCGCGTGTCAGGGCTGCAGGATGGGCAATCCACCGGGGATCGACGGGGCCACGTAATGCGGCACCCCGACACGATCCCGCACCACGGACTCGTCGGCGAGCAGATCACTCAGCTTCACGCCTTCCAGCACTTCGTCGATCCGCTGTTGCAACAGCATCCAGACTGGACGGATGCTGCAGTTCTCCGACTCCGAGCACCGACCGGCGTCCACGGGATGGCTCACACAGTGGAGGTCGAACGTCGTGAGTTCGGATGCCTGAATGACATCACGCACCGAGATCTCGCTGGGCTTGCGAGCCAGCATATAGCCGCCTCGCGCACCACGCGTGCTGTTCACGATCCCTGCGCGACGCATCCGGAGCAGGATCTGCTCGACGTAATCGCCCGGCAGTCGCTCGCGAGTGGCCACATCGCGTCCAGTGACTGGTCCCGTCTCTCCACGGCGCGCCAGATGCAAGGCGCAGATCAGCCCATACTCGGCCCACGTTGTAATCCGCATATGTCGAGTCTAGGCCTCGGGGGCCCTTGAAACAAGGCATCGCCGGGGTTCCGCGCCCTCAGCCTGCCGCCACCGATCCGTGTTTTCCACTCGGCACGCCGATCTCGGTCATGCGGCGCAGGTTCAGGACTTCGTCCACTTGATCGGCCGGCAAGACCCCTTCCCGCCGCACCAGATCGCGGATCAACACCCCTTCTTTCACCGAGCGCTTGGCGAGCTCGGCCGCAGCAGCATACCCGATTTGCGGCATGAGGGCGGTGGCCAGCGCCGCGGAACGCTCCACCCAGTATTGACACATCGCTTCATGCGCCTCGATGCCCCGCACACAGCGCTCGGTGAGCGTGTTCATGGCATTGGTGAGGATCTGCATGGACAGCAGCACGTTGTGCGCAATCACCGGCATCATGACGTTCAATTCGAGCTGTCCATGTTCCGCAGCCATGGTGACGGTGGTGTCGCACCCGATCACCTGGAA contains these protein-coding regions:
- a CDS encoding RrF2 family transcriptional regulator — encoded protein: MRITTWAEYGLICALHLARRGETGPVTGRDVATRERLPGDYVEQILLRMRRAGIVNSTRGARGGYMLARKPSEISVRDVIQASELTTFDLHCVSHPVDAGRCSESENCSIRPVWMLLQQRIDEVLEGVKLSDLLADESVVRDRVGVPHYVAPSIPGGLPILQP